A genomic stretch from Hoplias malabaricus isolate fHopMal1 chromosome 4, fHopMal1.hap1, whole genome shotgun sequence includes:
- the LOC136694877 gene encoding NLR family CARD domain-containing protein 3-like: MDLQNSSDEGGLSNPIVDHIESPEPSGVSVKSDVSMTEPLKMSMGEGEPTCVSQKNASSITEPPEPSRGEGEPSCVSRKSASSMTEPPEISSEGGGPSYATFTNNRVQNSAQLTRRNMSLFEELENKVISLVKKHLKKFAKDLNLECPSCTESEMEEDEDQTSVREGVLKITLTVLRTMNQTDLANKLQSKLAPPCHQRLKSTLREKFQKMNEGIVKPGTPTLLNDIYTELYITEGGSREVNNEHEMRQITIASRRQTTHEKAIKCTDLFKDNPIRTVLTKGMAGIGKTVSVQKFILDWAEGKENQDILFIFPLPFRELNLMMRQKLSLLALLHHFFTDIKELNPSDYYQYKILLIFDGLDECRLPLDFKNNEKVSDVTQSASVDVLLTNLIKGNLLPSALLWITTRPAAVNQLPSELINLVTEVQGFSDPQIEEYFRKRISDHSLTETIISHVKSSRRLYIMCHIPVFCWIAVTVLVEVLGKAETGEIPKTLTEMFTHFLLFQIKHSSQKYQGHSDLDHTQTRQIILALGKLAFQQLEKGNLIFYEDELRECATDDKVILASGVCTQIFKEELGNVFNFVHLSVQEFLAAIYAFICFVSNNSNVLQQQARGLLCSYRKLTMSDFLQSAVDKALESESGHLDLFLCFLLGLSLKSNQTLLQDLLTESGNCSYNTHEIVQYIKQRIRENPSPEKSISLFHCLNELNDDSLVQEVQTYLTREGSSSFSGAKLSPDQWSAVAFVLLNSEKEISEFDLRQYDRSEDCLLRLLPVIKASKNIKLMSCNLTMESCEALCSVLQSTHSSLTEMDLSNNDLQDAGVELLSDGLKSSHCKLEILRLSGCMITDAGCSFLASALKSNPSYLRELDLTYNHPGESGVKLLSDLLRDPLYRLEKLLMEHGGPIRMKRGLKKYACELTLDPNTAHTYLYLSEDNKKVECLRVKQPYPHHQDRFDYFPQVLSVESFSGRCYWEVEFSGSEVAISVSYRGIKRKGDGLDCLLGSNNQSWRLDCSNDRYFVKHDNQEIAVSVPPSSSKRVGVYLDWEEGTLSFYKVSTNTLTHLYTFHTQFTEPLYSGFWVWGNDFSVRVCTKE; the protein is encoded by the exons TGTGGACCATATAGAGTCTCCAGAACCCAGCggtgtgtctgtgaagagtgatGTGTCCATGACAGAACCTCTAAAGATGAGCATGGGAGAGGGAGAACCCACCTGTGTGTCTCAGAAGAATGCTTCATCCATTACAGAACCTCCAGAACCAAGTAGAGGAGAGGgagaacccagctgtgtgtctcgaAAGAGTGCTTCATCCATGACAGAACCTCCAGAGATAAGCAGTGAAGGGGGAGGACCCAGCTATGCGACTTTTACGAATAACCG AGTGCAGAACTCAGCTCAACTTACCAGGAGAAATATGTCCTTATTCGAG GAACTGGAGAACAAAGTGATCTCTCTGGTAAAGAAACACCTTAAAAAGTTTGCCAAGGACCTGAATCTGGAATGCCCATCATGCACTGAGAGCGAGATGGAGGAAGATGAGGATCAAACCAGTGTCAGAGAGGGAGTGCTGAAGATCACTTTGACTGTCCTGAGGACAATGAACCAAACCGACCTTGCTAACAAGCTACAGAGCA AACTGGCTCCTCCTTGTCACCAAAGACTCAAATCAACACTTAGGGAAaagtttcagaaaatgaatgaaggaatcgTAAAACCTGGAACCCCAACCCTTCTGAATGATATCTACACAGAGCTCTACATCACAGAGGGAGGAAGTAGAGAGGTCAACAATGAACATGAGATGAGACAGATTACAATAGCATCCAGAAGACAAACAACACATGAAAAAGCTATCAAATGCACTGACCTCTTTAAAGACAACCCCATCAGAACAGTGCTGACTAAAGGAATGGCTGGAATTGGAAAAACagtctctgtgcagaagttcattctggactgggcggaaggaaaagaaaaccagGACATCCTCTTCATATTTCCTCTTCCTTTCAGAGAGCTGAACTTGATGATGAGACAGAAACTTAGTCTGTTGGCTCTACTTCACCATTTTTTCACAGACATTAAAGAATTAAATCCATCTGATTACTATCAATACAAAATCCTGCTCATTTTCGATGGCTTAGATGAATGTCGACTTCCTCTAGATTTCAAGAACAATGAGAAAGTTTCCGATGTAACACAGTCAGCCTCAGTGGATGTGTTACTTACGAACCTCATCAAGGGAaatctgcttccctctgctctccTGTGGATAACTACTCGACCAGCTGCAGTCAACCAACTACCTTCAGAATTAATCAATCTGGTAACAGAAGTACAAGGGTTCAGTGATCCTCAGATTGAGGAATACTTCAGGAAAAGGATCAGTGATCACAGCCTTACAGAAACCATTATCTCCCACGTGAAGTCCTCAAGAAGACTCTACATCATGTGTCACATCCCCGTTTTCTGTTGGATTGCAGTCACTGTTCTAGTGGAGGTGCTGGGTAAAGCAGAGACTGGAGAAATCCCTAAGACACTGACAGAAATGTTCACACATTTTCTGCTCTTTcaaatcaaacacagcagcCAAAAATACCAAGGACACAGTGATCTTGATCATACTCAGACAAGGCAGATTATTCTGGCACtgggaaaactggctttccaacAACTGGAAAAAGGCAACCTGATATTTTATGAGGATGAGCTGAGAGAGTGTGCCACTGATGACAAAGTTATTTTGGCCTCTGGAGTTTGCACACAAATATTCAAAGAGGAGTTGGGTAATGTTTTCAACTTTGTGCACCTGAGTGTTCAGGAGTTTCTGGCTGCTATATATGCCTTTATCTGCTTCGTCTCCAACAACAGCAATGTACTGCAACAGCAAGCCAGAGGATTGTTATGTTCCTACAGGAAGTTAACAATGTCTGACTTCCTCCAGTCTGCAGTGGACAAAGCTTTAGAAAGTGAGAGTGGACACTTGGACCTTTTCCTCTGCTTCCTTCTGGGCCTCTCCCTGAAGTCCAATCAGACTCTTCTTCAAGATCTACTTACAGAGTCAGGAAACTGCTCTTACAATACACATGAAATAGTACAATACATCAAGCAGAGGATTAGGGAGAATCCCTCTCCAGAGAAATCCATTAGTCTGTTCCATTGTCTGAATGAACTGAATGATGATTCTCTGGTACAGGAAGTTCAAACGTACTTGACCAGAGAAGGTTCCAGTAGTTTTAGTGGAGCTAAGCTCTCTCCTGATCAGTGGTCAGCTGTGGCATTTGTCTTACTGAATTCAGAGAAGGAAATATCTGAATTTGACCTAAGGCAATATGACAGATCAGAAGATTGCCTTTTAAGGCTGTTGCCAGTAATCAAAGCATCCAAAAATATTAA GCTGATGAGTTGCAATCTTACCATGGAATCCTGTGAAGCCCTCTGCTCTGTGCTACAATCAACACACTCCTCTTTAACAGAaatggacctcagtaacaatgacctgcaggatgcAGGAGTAGAGCTGCTATCTGACGGGCTGAAGAGTTCACATTGTAAACTAGAGATACTCAG GTTGTCTGGATGCATGATTACAGATGCTGGTTGTTCATTTCTtgcttcagctctgaaatcaaacccTTCATACCTGAGAGAACTTGATCTGACCTATAATCACCCAGGGGAGTCTGGAGTGAAACTGTTGTCTGATCTACTTCGGGATCCACTTTATAGACTGGAAAAGCTACT GATGGAACATGGGGGGCCAATCAGGATGAAACGTGGACTGAAGAAat ATGCCTGTGAACTCACTCTGGACCCAAACACTGCGCACACCTATCTTTATTTGTCTGAGGACAACAAAAAGGTGGAGTGTCTTAGAGTGAAGCAGCCATATCCTCATCATCAGGACAGATTTGATTATTTCCCTCAGGTTCTGAGTGTGGAGAGTTTTAGTGGgcgctgttactgggaggtaGAGTTTAGTGGATCTGAGGTTGCTATTTCAGTTTCATACAGAGGAATCAAGAGGAAAGGAGACGGTTTAGACTGTCTACTGGGATCCAATAATCAGTCATGGAGGTTAGACTGCTCTAATGATCGATACTTTGTGAAACATGATAACCAGGAAATAGCTGTGTCTGTGCCCCCTTCTTCCTCCAAGAGGGTGGGAGTGTATCTGGACTGGGAGGAAGGCACACTCTCCTTCTACAAAGTCTCAACTA acacactgacacacttaTACACATTCCATACCCAATTCACAGAGCCACTCTACAGTGGGTTTTGGGTTTGGGGTAATGACTTCTCTGTGCGTGTTTGTACAAAAGAATGA